From the Eremothecium cymbalariae DBVPG#7215 chromosome 6, complete sequence genome, one window contains:
- the GSH1 gene encoding glutamate--cysteine ligase (similar to Ashbya gossypii AFR086C), translated as MGLLTSGTPLPWGDSRKYIEYVKKNGVEQLLYIFAAAAERDGDPLYWGDELEYMMCIVDDVAEEARLTVHHEAVIGELNGEYKGECEDLNVHFHPEYGRYMLEATPLVPYKGFNPTEVEENMLARRQVASAKLCRANVTPLSITVFPRMGCSDFSDIEDAWSHKNSASRSLYLPDEIINSHVRFPTLTANIRTRRGEKVCINIPMYRDERTPADDDTVYTRDWFPREDAESVVASKPGHVYLDAMGFGMGCSCLQLTFSAPNLKKARYLYDSLTNFAPIFLSVSAASPFFKGWLVDQDVRWNVISGAVDDRTPYERDMEPLLPEVNGLYGGIAEDRTSSTQRNPKSRYSTVALYLGGNDFYSSELNDIDVPINTDVFEKLQHNDIYSIDQDLARHFSHLFTRDPLVIFTELLDQQNHIDINHFENIQSTNWQSLRFKPPSQDATPDNVTATGWRVEFRTMESQITDFENAALATFIYLVVECLLTFDDDINAYIPISRTLENMGLAHNRGSIITTKFYWKNDFSPDADSSASMYTIDEIFHSTKNGIFALFIDRILKHKGYIANSWVELASSDIPKIRRLYYYLKLISDRTRGKLPNAAEYMRNFVLKNPAYQKDSRINKKINYELLRTSLRLALLDNSHGEVTEYFGEEIGNYILQNGL; from the coding sequence AGTATGTTAAGAAGAATGGTGTTGAAcaattattatatatttttgcGGCAGCTGCTGAACGGGATGGTGATCCTCTTTACTGGGGAGATGAGTTAGAGTATATGATGTGTATCGTTGATGATGTTGCGGAGGAGGCCAGGCTCACGGTGCATCATGAGGCAGTGATTGGAGAGCTTAATGGTGAGTATAAGGGGGAATGTGAGGATTTGAatgttcattttcatcctGAGTATGGGAGGTATATGTTGGAGGCAACACCTTTGGTTCCGTATAAGGGTTTCAACCCTACGGAGGTGGAAGAGAATATGCTTGCGAGGCGTCAAGTTGCATCTGCGAAGTTATGTAGGGCTAATGTAACACCGTTGTCCATAACAGTGTTCCCGAGGATGGGTTGTTCGGATTTCAGTGATATAGAGGATGCCTGGTCACACAAGAACTCGGCTAGTCGATCGCTTTACTTACCTGATGAGATTATAAACAGCCATGTGCGATTCCCCACGTTGACTGCCAATATCAGGACCCGGCGTGGCGAGAAAGTTTGCATCAATATCCCAATGTATCGTGATGAAAGAACCCCTGCTGACGATGATACAGTTTACACTAGAGATTGGTTTCCGAGGGAGGATGCTGAGTCCGTTGTTGCGAGTAAGCCAGGACACGTTTATCTGGATGCTATGGGTTTTGGGATGGGGTGTTCTTGTCTACAGCTAACGTTTTCAGCTccaaatttgaagaaagccAGGTATTTGTATGATTCCCTAACCAATTTTGCCCCAATCTTCCTTTCTGTGTCTGCAGCGTCGCCATTCTTTAAGGGTTGGTTGGTGGATCAGGATGTTCGTTGGAATGTTATATCTGGCGCTGTGGATGATCGTACACCATATGAACGCGATATGGAACCACTGCTCCCTGAAGTCAACGGGCTGTATGGAGGTATTGCAGAAGACAGGACTTCGAGCACCCAACGTAATCCAAAGTCTCGGTATAGCACGGTTGCTCTATATTTGGGTGGGAACGATTTTTACTCCTCTGAATtgaatgatattgatgTTCCCATAAATACCGATGTATTTGAGAAGCTACAGCATAATGATATATACAGCATTGATCAAGATTTAGCGCGTCATTTTTCTCACTTGTTCACTAGGGACCCCTTGGTTATTTTCACTGAGTTGTTGGATCAGCAAAATCACATCGATATAAATCATTTTGAGAATATTCAATCCACTAACTGGCAGAGTTTAAGGTTCAAACCCCCATCTCAGGATGCTACTCCTGACAACGTTACTGCTACTGGTTGGAGAGTGGAATTCAGGACCATGGAATCTCAGATTacagattttgaaaatgcaGCATTGGCGACGTTCATTTACTTGGTTGTAGAATGTTTGTTGACATTCGACGATGACATTAATGCATATATACCGATTTCAAGAACGCTGGAAAATATGGGCCTGGCTCATAATCGTGGCAGCATTATAACTACAAAATTCTACTGGAAAAATGACTTTTCACCGGATGCAGACTCCTCAGCAAGCATGTATACCATTGACGAAATTTTTCACAGTACCAAAAACGGTATTTTTGCTCTATTCATTGATCGCATCTTAAAACATAAAGGTTATATTGCAAACAGCTGGGTAGAATTGGCCAGTTCTGATATTCCAAAGATTCGAaggttatattattatttaaagtTGATCTCTGATAGAACAAGGGGCAAATTGCCTAATGCTGCGGAATATATGCGcaattttgttttaaaaaacccTGCATATCAGAAGGATTCTAGAATTAACAAGAAGATTAATTATGAATTGTTGCGAACGTCATTAAGGTTAGCTCTTTTGGATAACTCTCATGGGGAGGTTACTGAATACTTTGGCGAAGAAATTGGAAACTACATCTTGCAAAATGGGTTGTGA
- the MEF2 gene encoding mitochondrial elongation factor MEF2 (similar to Ashbya gossypii AFR085W) yields MHFRLFRRLISTSADISKVRNIGIIAHIDAGKTTTTERMLYYSGKTNRIGNVDQGDTITDFLPQERTRGITIQSAAISFNWQKLYNINLIDTPGHADFTFEVIRSLKVLDGCVTILDAVAGVEAQTEKVWKQSKGVPKLCFINKMDRVGAGYSRTVKELMIKMKTRPLLINTPIFKTDTDTKQLVFAGVLDVVNAKQLTWDLNDPDKIEVSSITEDHDCYEELVKCRESLVETLSEVDETLVEYFLEAADGDYLKVPPDILNKGIRDATLAHYATPILCGASFKNIGVQPLLDAIVNYLPSPLEAKVPEFNRKDVPIHSDPKMGILINNNSNLCIAMAFKVITDAIRGTMIFIRVYSGVLNSGYTVYNSTTNVKFKLGKLVRMHANVPEEIKSLYPGELGVLVGSNVSEHVRTGDTILAHTTKKDGLRSLNKNTELTLRIHPIEIPPPVFSVAIEPKTLGNKAAMDESLSQICREDPSLVVTRDEETGQTLLNGMGELHLEIATDRLLKEFKAAISVGKVVVSYKETISAKSEAKTVSTEDGYSLTIQVEPLDQISKERPQKGESWYPLGDNNYLVMEKHHKYHKNNWPFQIPYESIINALIPSCIVGLQKGGKICNFPLHSCVVRISGNWEIPTDSTSVSPILHLSRSIIVSSFNNFPENCYSILEPIMDLEVITQQQDLGNVVQDLSSARNANILSIEDEHDWGSNLNLGNTSNSFNEIAKRQYLPSDPTLLLAKINEEAQINKVIRARAPLREMVSYMNKLRMLTKGRGSIHMDYWGMELASQDRIRDILRDL; encoded by the coding sequence ATGCACTTCCGACTATTTCGCAGGTTGATATCCACTTCTGCAGATATCAGCAAGGTGAGGAATATTGGGATTATTGCCCATATCGATGCCGGTAAAACTACCACAACTGAAAGAATGTTATACTACAGTGGTAAGACCAACAGGATAGGTAATGTTGATCAAGGAGACACAATTACAGACTTTCTACCCCAAGAAAGAACTAGGGGTATTACTATTCAAAGTGCAGCTATCTCATTTAACTGGCAGAAATTGTATAACATTAATTTGATAGATACACCTGGACATGCAGATTTCACATTTGAGGTTATTAGATCCTTAAAGGTACTCGATGGTTGTGTAACTATTTTAGATGCTGTAGCAGGCGTGGAGGCTCAGACGGAGAAGGTTTGGAAGCAATCTAAGGGAGTCCCAAAGCTGTGCTTTATTAATAAGATGGATAGAGTTGGTGCTGGATACAGCAGAACTGTAAAGGAACTAATGattaaaatgaaaacaagACCGCTGCTGATAAATACTCCGATATTCAAAACTGACACTGATACCAAACAGCTGGTTTTTGCAGGtgttttggatgttgtAAATGCAAAACAATTAACCTGGGATCTAAACGATCCAGATAAAATCGAAGTGTCATCAATTACCGAAGACCATGACTGTTATGAAGAGCTAGTAAAATGTAGGGAATCTCTGGTTGAAACCTTAAGTGAGGTGGACGAAACTCTAGTGGAGTACTTTTTAGAAGCTGCGGATGGTGATTATCTGAAGGTTCCTCctgatatattaaataaagGTATCCGTGATGCAACGTTGGCACATTATGCAACTCCGATATTATGTGGGGCCTCTTTCAAGAATATAGGTGTTCAACCGCTGTTGGATGCAATTGTTAATTATTTGCCATCACCGCTGGAAGCCAAAGTTCCTGAATTTAACCGAAAAGATGTCCCAATACATAGTGATCCAAAGATGGGAATATtgattaataataacagcAATTTATGTATTGCTATGGCCTTCAAAGTAATTACAGATGCAATCAGGGGCACGATGATCTTTATTAGAGTTTATTCAGGAGTCCTGAATAGTGGATATACAGTTTATAATTCCACTACAAATGTTAAGTTTAAGTTAGGCAAACTGGTACGCATGCACGCCAACGTTCCtgaagaaatcaaatcTTTATATCCAGGTGAACTGGGTGTTCTAGTAGGGAGTAATGTTTCTGAACATGTTAGAACTGGTGACACTATTCTTGCTCATACTACTAAAAAGGATGGCCTAAGATCTTTAAACAAGAACACAGAATTGACTTTACGTATTCATCCGATTGAAATTCCACCTCCTGTGTTTAGCGTGGCAATAGAGCCAAAAACCCTTGGGAATAAAGCAGCCATGGATGAATCCTTGTCCCAGATATGTAGGGAAGATCCCTCATTGGTTGTTACCAGAGATGAAGAGACGGGGCAGACACTGCTCAACGGTATGGGTGAATTGCATTTAGAAATAGCCACTGATAGATTGTTgaaagaattcaaagctGCAATTTCTGTGGGTAAAGTTGTAGTTTCATATAAGGAAACTATTAGTGCCAAATCAGAAGCAAAAACTGTTAGCACAGAAGATGGATATTCTTTGACAATTCAAGTTGAGCCGTTGGATCAAATATCCAAAGAGCGCCCACAAAAAGGTGAATCCTGGTATCCGCTTGGGGACAACAACTATCTGGTAATGGAAAAACATCACAAATATCATAAGAACAATTGGCCATTTCAAATACCTTATGAATCTATCATAAATGCATTGATTCCAAGTTGCATTGTAGGCCTTCAAAAAGGTGGTAAAATCTGCAACTTCCCACTTCATTCATGTGTTGTGCGCATAAGTGGTAATTGGGAAATACCCACGGATTCCACCTCAGTTTCACCAATCCTGCATTTATCTCGATCAATTATTGTTAGTTCGTTTAATAATTTTCCTGAGAACTGCTATTCTATTTTAGAACCAATAATGGATCTTGAAGTTATTACACAGCAGCAAGATCTTGGTAATGTTGTTCAAGACTTGTCTAGTGCACGGAACgcaaatattctttcaatTGAAGACGAGCATGACTGGGGATCAAACTTAAATTTAGGTAACACCAGTAACAGTTTTAATGAGATAGCCAAAAGGCAGTACTTGCCCTCTGATCCTACATTGCTCCTAGCCAAAATCAATGAGGAAGCGCAAATTAATAAGGTTATTAGAGCACGAGCTCCACTTAGAGAGATGGTGTCATATATGAATAAGCTACGAATGTTGACCAAAGGAAGAGGAAGCATACATATGGATTATTGGGGTATGGAATTAGCAAGTCAGGATAGGATTAGAGATATATTAAGAGACCTGTGa